The DNA sequence tttgtttggtttatACAGTCTCTTGCGGCTCGGTCGGAACACTCATTACTCTCGTTTGTATCCGATTTCTCTTTCTAatctttgaaataaattaattgtttgaaaattagacAAACACACCCAACTCGAAAAGCCGATAAACAATTTTCGGCTAAAATACGATTTATTCGCGTTTCTCGTGACCGTCCTCGTCATCTTCGTCTGCGTCCAGAATATCCGCACAGCAAATGGAGTACATGATCAATGACAAAAAACCCAGTGGAAGACCGAATATTACGGATGTAAGGACAGGATTTCCGCGCCACATATCATTCAGCGAACGCTTCGCTTCAAAATAGCTGCGATACAGGCGAACGCTGAACGAATTGCCACCGTAGGcctgaaaaagaaagaaaatcattttactaCTAACTCCTGCATCGGACCCAAAGAGACCCGAGACAAACTTGGAAacggtggcgggacatttctaCACGGTTAAATATCATcagaaaaacgatattatcgttttgtgAATGACAATATTGACGATATTGagcatgtaaaattattttaaggaTTTCCTTAGGTTCACACATGGATCGCAAGCATTTTTATTCGGGATTTAGATAATAATAAGACGAGGGGGAAACTACGCGATGAAATCTTGTTCCGCCTATTTCCATTAGTGTCTATTGACGGCTATTTGCGTCTATTGCCAGTTGTTGGTTGCGTAGTTTCCTCCTCGTAATAGGAGTTGCAATTGCTGAGCTTGCTTTTTTAGACGAACAATTCAATCCCTGCCAATGTTGATGCGCTTTGATAAACTTTCACATTCAACCATCTGCGCCCAGTCAAAAACTACATTCAACCCAATCGATGTCAATGACACTCACCGTGGCTTTCTGCTGGTGTATGCTCTCCAAAAACAAATGAATCGCATCGGCCGTCAATTGCATCGGATCGTCGTCGGGTATATGGTGTTCGGAGGTGGTAGCGTTCAAAACGAGTAGATGCGGTGTGGGCAAACTGTCCATAACAATTGAATGGGCAATATCCGGACTGCCAATCTGtttcgttaaaattgaaagaaattgattttcagaCACCTTGAAGATTTCCAACATTTGTTGCACATTTACCCATCCGAATTGGAATCGGGAATGATATTTGGAATGATGTTTCCGGCAGATCGACTCAATCAAATCGCGAAACTCCAGTTCGTGACTTGCAATCTCGTACAGTTTGTTCTCTTCGACCACTGCCAgaactaaatattttttcgtcaGCAACAATTGATGAATGTTGGCTCGAGTAATCTGGAAGGAGAGAAGATATTTTGTTAGAACTGAATTGGAAGCGCTGCGTGCGAAATAATGAGAACGAATGAAGATGTTACCTTAGGGAACAGCAAAAATCGTTCTTCGTTAACCCACTTGTGTAGTGACTCGTTCAGATGCGACACCTCCACTTCGTTGAAATTATTCGAGACTGCAAAGACATACAATTGAGAGACCTTTGTCTGTATGTGAAATCAAACAACAAACATGGACGATACGTACGCGGAAAGTAGTAGTGCGATTTCTCCTTGTAAACCAGTATCGATGGTACCGTGTCGACGTCGAAATGCTTTTCAGCAATCTCACCGGATGTTGCGTAGAAGAATCCGTGCGGTTGAAAGTGTTCGGCAACCGAATGGTATGCGTCCCACAAAACTCCGTCCTGCTTTCCGACAAACGTAAAGAAAATTCCATTGTTCGTTTTCAGCATGTCGATACTTTCGACCCGGGCCACTTGCTGTATGGGTGGATTGGACATTCGCGTTGCGAATGGAATTAGTTCGTCTTTGGTACGATCGCCATTGTAAATGAACTCTTGATGTCCCTTGATACTGAGAAAAGGGCAACAGTTAATGAACAATTTCACTAATCGAACTTCCTACGGTTGTTCTCTCGTTTCGAGTTCGTCGTGTCCATAGTATCGATTTTGAGCCATGTGTGTGGCAAAACTTACAACATGATCGTCGGGTAAGAATTGATCTTAAAATGTTGTCCAACTGCTGTAAAACGGGAAACATCAATGCGGCCCACTCGTACATTCGTATTGGCTAACGATTGAGCTACGTGGCCCCAAATCGGTTCGGTACGCTTACAGTGTGCACACCACGGGGCATAAAACATGATAAACCATTGGCCCTCATGTTTCACTTCTAAAAATCGATCGCTCAGCTCCAATACTCGTGAACCGGATGCGATTGATGTGATTGTGACTGTTTAATTTAGAGCTAATTTGATTAGGAACTAACGTACAACGATACAGTGGTTTGGTTGGATATTTACCTAGGATTATTGAGAtcgaaaatacgaaatgtttttccatttttaactTTATAAAAGCCGCTTCGTTCGATTATGTTCGAATCGCTGATTTCGGAATTAAATTTGGCTCATTCCATTCAGGCTCCGTCCACTCTATGTTCAcagtttatttataaatttataaaaatttgcaacATTGTCACTGATGCAAAAACGTataaaccaacaacaacaacacaaaaaacattATATTTTTTCGTGCAGTGAAAATGTCAAGCATCCACCCTCCCATAAAATTGTAGATATGAACATTGAACgcattcaattttcatatgGAATTAGGGTGTGCTGCTTTTTACAAGGTTCTGAATACAAAatttgcaatgaaagtatGAAGCTGAAGCAGGTATGGCCGATCCCGAGATGTGTGTGGGGAGGTTGTGCCGATaatcatttttcttgttgCCACATCGCAAGAAAAGAAAGTAATGAAAGTCGTAGACAACAATGACAGCTAACGAGTAATTTCTGATTTAGAACTCTAGGTAAGTTTCTGTCACAACATCACTCGAATGCAATAAAagttatattcacccgaaactagTTTCCCATGAGCTTTTGTGGAAGTACATTATCATCAGTTATTACGACTTTTGGGGCCGTTATCGCAAAAAATGCACGTTTTCTTTAATGCAATAAAGCATTGTATTTCATATGGAGTGGGATTCTCGCTATCGCTCGAAAGTACCATATGAAATAAAGTACTATTATAACGTTAGCCACAAGTCAGATTCAATTCGTTAGATTGCAACACATGCCAAAActcaatagatcattttcatgaccttgtaaacgaaagacacgatcccaactgtcagacatgtcgaaaaatatcgaatgaattgaacgaacgattttcatgtaaaaaccagtaaattgaacgcaattaccgtcaattgattgaggttaaggactacttgacgaaaaattaagtggggttacgttgacgagtaccgtataatgaaaatgatctatactAACCAACGCAGTCCCAACAACATTATCCGCTGAGCGTTGGCGTGACCTTCAGTGTGTATTCAATTTGGGCGTAGCCTCCTCATATAAAACCTTGTGCCTATTGGcccttttttttttcaacgcaCACACAATTTATAGATCATATTCAAGGCAGTTTggaatgccatccacgttgaAAAAATCTCGTACAAATGATTGAATGAActaaacatttaacgaaactttagTGAGGCTACGTGTGAAAGTAGCGTATCTTTGAGATGATCTGTGtcaaaataataagaaaattagTGCGTTTTCAAAACCTCCGGGCCGACATTAGGTCATATCTTTCTaaagatcatcttcaaggccatTTCAAATAGCATCCACGTCAAGAAAtaccatccacgttaaaaaaaatcccatacaaatgaatgaaacctttaacgaaacttaagtgaggttacgtctgaaagtaccgtatcttgaagatgatctatgcTTACATTGTccgatgttgaggaaagttgaaaatatttttgaaaaaaaagtcctACACGCACGGAATCTTGAAaactgacacattttctgtttctaaGGTTTatttgagtttctgatttctacatataaaaatacatgcaaaattcacaaaaacacCAATAAATCACGAAACAGAAAGTGTGTCGGTTTTccaaattccgcgagtgtagcAGAATATAGATTATTGATtgtataggtttcttccaaggtgaattgaaatgtcaaactGGCATCCGTAGAAGCAACGCACGGTGTGCCTTAACCAACTTTAAATGGAAGTGTCGCACcacatcggattttttttgctaattcaATAGGGGGAGGTAGACTGGT is a window from the Bradysia coprophila strain Holo2 unplaced genomic scaffold, BU_Bcop_v1 contig_94, whole genome shotgun sequence genome containing:
- the LOC119084869 gene encoding protein disulfide-isomerase TMX3 produces the protein MEKHFVFSISIILVTITSIASGSRVLELSDRFLEVKHEGQWFIMFYAPWCAHCKRTEPIWGHVAQSLANTNVRVGRIDVSRFTAVGQHFKINSYPTIMFIKGHQEFIYNGDRTKDELIPFATRMSNPPIQQVARVESIDMLKTNNGIFFTFVGKQDGVLWDAYHSVAEHFQPHGFFYATSGEIAEKHFDVDTVPSILVYKEKSHYYFPLSNNFNEVEVSHLNESLHKWVNEERFLLFPKITRANIHQLLLTKKYLVLAVVEENKLYEIASHELEFRDLIESICRKHHSKYHSRFQFGWIGSPDIAHSIVMDSLPTPHLLVLNATTSEHHIPDDDPMQLTADAIHLFLESIHQQKATAYGGNSFSVRLYRSYFEAKRSLNDMWRGNPVLTSVIFGLPLGFLSLIMYSICCADILDADEDDEDGHEKRE